tgaatattcactggaagaactgatgctgaagctgaagctccaatactttggccacctgatgcgaagagctgacttatttggaaaagaccctgatacttgaaaagatttaaggcaggaggagaaggggatgacagaggatgagatggttggatgacaccaccgacgcaatggacttgagtttgagaaaactctgggagatggtgaaggacagggaacctggcctgctgcagttcatggagttgcaaagagttggacatgacttagcagctgaacagcaacaataacaactgtgttcatggactggaataTTAAACATATAAATGATGTCAATTCTCACCCAAACTGATCTGTAAATTTCACACTTTCTAGCAAGCGTTTTGTACCCATAGACAAGTTTATCCTAAAATTTGTACAGATGAGCACCAGCCCTAGAATAGCTAAATAAAtgttgaagaagaaaaataaagtgtgaggACTCACTCTAACCAATACTAACATATACTCTATAGCTACAGTAGTCAAAATAGTGTGATATTGGAGAGAGGATGGATAGACACACAGACCAAAGCAACAGAAGAGAAAACATCAAAATAGACCCACAGAAATATGCTCCACTGGTTTTTggcaaagatgaaagaaaaaaaattttaagggagGAAGGATAGCCTTTTTAAACAAATTGTGCTCTAGCAATTTGGGCATTTTTAGTCAAAAATTGAACCTGGATTTAAACCTCCAAACTCTacataaatattaactcaaaatggaccacagacttaaatgtgaaataaaactttaaaaaattttaaagaaaacataggagaatatCTTTGAGACCTAAGGCCTGGTAAAAAGTTCTTACGTATAGTATCAGAGCCATGATCCATAAATAAATTGGACCtcatcaaattaaaaattttgctgTGAGAAAACCCTTGTTAACAGAATGAAAATACAAGCTACAGACTGggtggaaaatatttgcaaaccatctaTCCAACAAGAGTCATATCTAGAATATATTATATAGAACTCACAaaacttaataataaaaacaagcagTTCAATTAGAACATGACAAGACATTTAGCTAAAAAGGatatatggggtttcccaggtggcgctagtggtaaagaacccacttgccaatgcaggagacataagagatgccggtttgatccatgagtagggaagattccctgttcttgccaggagaatcccatggacaggggagcctggcaggctacagttcatagggtcgtaaagagtcagacacaactgaagcgacttagcacgcatgcacaaagacaatatacatatagaaaataagcacataaaaagattttCACCATTATTAGCCATAAgggaaatattgggttggccaagaagtttcaattaactttttggctaaccccaATATAAATTAAatccacaataagatatcacaaTACATCTATCATAatggctaaaatttttaaaaatagtgataaCATCAAAGGCTGACAAGCATGTAGAGAAACAATGTATTCAGAAATTGCTGACTGAGAGTGTAAAATGTTACAGCCACGCTGGAAATTTTAACTGAGTCTTATGAAACTAAACACACACTTACCATACAGCTTAGAAATTGTACttttgggcatttatcccagataaagagaaaattttgttCACACAATAATCAGTGaacaaatattcacagcagctttatccCCGATAGTTCCAAATTGGAAACCCTGGTGTCCTTCTTGGGTAGGAGGTATACAAATTCTGGTGCAACCATGCCAAGGAATACTAACTTAGCAATAAACGCAGTGAACTATTGACAGTTGACATTTCCAGCAACTTGGAGGATGCtccaaagaagaatgaaaaaaaaaaaaaatcccagattgAGTGAAAAAGCCAATctccaaagtaaaaaaaaaaaaaaacccaatcccAAAAAGTTACATCCTATAAGATTCAATTTTTACAACATTTTCAAAGAGACTAAATTATGGAAATAGACAGCAGATTAGTGGTTGTGAAGCATTAAGGAAGGCGAACAGGAGAGAAGtgggtgtggtcaaaaaaaaggGCATGAGACATCCTTATAGTTATGaaactgttctgtatcttgactgtgaTGGTGGATGCATGAATCCACATATGTGATAAAATTGCATAGagcaattcacacacacacacacacacacacacacaaatgaaaaagtaaatcTGGGGAAATCTGAACAAGATACGTAGATTGTATCAATATCCTGATTTTGATATTGCACCATACTGCAGTTTTGAAAGATgtggaaaactgtggaaaattgggTAAAATGTATGctggatctatttttttcttgcaaCTGTATGTAAATCTACAGTTATCTCTAAATaaaaagtttcattaaaaattcaattgcaggggcttccctggtggtccagtagctaagactctgatctcccagtgcagggggctcaggttctatccctgggcggggaattggatcccgcatgccacaatgaagatggaagatcctgtgtgccacaactaagacctcagtgcagccaaataaataaattttaaaaatcaattgcatTCTGTATATGAAAAGTGAACATGTGGAAACCAAAATTAAACACACAGTACCATTTACAGACActctaaaggaaatgaaacagatgaaactctaacaaaatatgtataaggTTGCTGAGTAAGTACAAAGAGGTGGCCCAAATCAGTTCTTTTGTGGTGTTGGAATATTTTTGTATCTTGATCACAGTGGTGGTTGCATGAATCCTGACATGGGATAAAATTGCCAGAGTGAtacaggcacacatgcacacaaattaATGCAGAttagaaaaatggagaaatctGAATTGGGCCTATAGTCTAGTCAAGAGTAATATACCAGTGTCAGTTTCctagttttaattttatactgCATCTATAGAAAATGTCACCTTTGGGGAACATGGGTAAAAGGCACAAGGTCTTTTTTGTGCTATTTGTGCAACTTCCCTgagtctataattatttcaaaataaaatgctaaaaataaatgagatgtgGCCAAGGAGAGGTTTCAGAAATGATTGGAGGGAACAGGCTCTGCACATGAATGAGGCAGGATCcagtctaggaaaaaaaaaaaaaaagatttctatgTAGCTTAAGTCTATATTCATATGGCcccttctttttcaaatatttttgttgtaTTATACAAGTAATAGTTACAGATACACAAatggatatacatacatatacacgaGAAACAAAAAGTATGTCTTTCTTCCCACTTCCTTAGCCAGAGTAAATGATGTTCAATAATGTGACATTTACCTACTCTGATTTTTTTATGCATTCATATTCATGCATGGTTATATTGTTGTGATCCAATAACCTAGTGCCTCTCAAACTCTCTCTTCTCCCCTGATCATGTAGGTAGGACAACTGCCCAATCAGTGTATATGAATCTGCTGGGTTTCTTAAACATTTATACGGATGTCACAGAGATATTCAGTAAGACTGTGAACAGGCATTCTGAGAGGAATTAGTAAGGTATTAACTTAGGCCAGCCCTCCTTGTAAAAACTGGAATGAAATCTTCACGAATCAACTCTTGCAGACCGCTTTTTAAAAGTCCTGACTACAATGAAGCAAGCACATTTCAATAATTCTGAAAATGTCATGGAGTTTGAATTGGATTTGGTTTAGAAAAAGATTAGATGAAACCACGAAAAGGCTTTAATACCCAACAGCAGGTAAAAAGCAATGAATGAGGGCAAATGTATACCTGAGAAGACCTTGCGCAGCATCCAGGGCAAAGACAAAGAGGAGTGCATAGAAATCACTATGGGATGAAAGGTACGGACAATGGCGTAAAGGAGCATTCACGAAATACACACGGGGAAAATGAGCATGTAGCTTTGGTCAAACTCCACAGTGCAGAGTTACCAGaaaaaacatgaattaaaagTACAGTGGCTAGTTGGCCAGATTTTCTGCGGAGACGGTGAGGGAAAGGGGATGGTGTAAACGGGTAAAGAGCTCCGGGTGGGCCTTCCTTGCAGAATAGCGCATTCTGCAAAAGGATCCCAAGAGGGCAGCACCTTCCAAAGAAAGCATTCAGGCCCTCCGGCTCTCTTGGGAGTCCGGGAGGAGGCGGGGCTTCTCGGAGGGGCGGGCACCGGGGGTGGGGCTGAGTCGCTGGCAGCAGCTCTGTGGTACCCGACAAGGGGCAGGGCCGGGCTAGGGGCGGAGCTGCGCAGGCGGTCGCCAATGTGCGTGCAGGCGAGGGGGCGGAGCTGTCCCTGGGCAGCTCAGGTGGGGCCTTGGCTGTGGCGGAGGAGTCATTCGGAGCCCAGCCCCGGAGGGGAGACTGAAGGCGGGGCGCGGCGGGACGGGGCGGAGTGGGACGCGACTGTTGTTGGCCAGCGGCTCCAGGCCTCGCGTCCACCTGTCCGCCAGCTCGTGCTGCGGTCGGTCCGCGGGTCCCGCGCCGGCCCGGGCCCATGGCGGCGTCGGGGGCTCTGTctgcggcggcggcagcagcggccCTGTCGGGCGTGGCAGTGCGGCTAGCGCGCTCAGCCGCGATCCGCGGCTCGTACGGCGCCTTCTGCAAGGGGCTCACGCGCACGTTGATCACCTTCTTCGACCTGGCCTGGCGTCTGCGCATGAACTTCCCCTATTTCTACATCGTGGCCTCGGTGATGCTCAACGTGCGCCTGCAGGTGAGGATCGAGTGAACGCCCGCTACCACCTCCGCCCGGCCGCGACGGCAGGGGCATCAGCATGAAGGATCACGGGGCCGGGGGCCGCCGGGACGCTCCAGGGGACGAGGAAGGGGTGGATCAGGCCTCCGGGCCCTAGACCTCCGCGGAGGACGCAGCCACCGAGCCCTGGCTCTGGCCAGCCACGTCGCGGCCGGTGACGAACTGCACTGAAACTCTCAAAACGGGCCCTTTCCATGGAACTCGAGAAAATTATCTGAATGCAGCCGACCTGTTGCCTCACTTTGGTCGAAGGCGGGAGCAGAAGGAAGAAATTCTTCAGTAGGAACATGAATGACTGACCCCGACCGAAAAGGTAGGAGGCCAGAGTTTGGACTTGTGGGCTGGAGGGAGGCGGTTGCCATGGCATCTAGATGTCCAGGCCACCGGGCAGCTTTGGGGAGACGAGGAAGGGACCTGAGGAAGCCAGCCTGGAAAGCTGCCGGGCCGAGAGCAGGCAAGGCAGGGTGCACGCAGGCCCTCTGGACTCCCTTGTCATATATCCAAGATGGGGATGAGGGGCAGCTGCCTGGACATATCCGAAGGTCAGCACATCACCTTGGCCCAAGGCCCCGGTAGTGTCACCTGAACACGGGGGGAATGGAGGGAAATGGCCCcggagaggcccggagaaagccCTAGAAGAGAGCGGATGCTGGCCCCCTTGTCCTCCACCCCTCGAGAGACAGCCTGGATGGATGGTTGTGTTCTTGGCCCAAGCCCAGGTCTGTCTCTTTCTCAGCCCTTCACAAGACTTCCTCCTGGCGGGTCTCTGGGACTGCTCTCTGCCTGTTCCTGCTGTCTCTGTTGCTCCTCTCCACCCTCCAAAGCTTTGCATCAGGGGACAGGGAAGAGTGGGAAAGACGTGTTCCTCCCAGCAGCCACGCTCCCTCCACCTCCTACCAGTGCCCTCCTGGTGCCACCGAATGTGCTGCTCCAGTCCTGGACAGCCTCCAGCAGCCCCTGTGTCCCACAGGATTTGGGAAAGTGGGGGGTCTCGTTGAGTGGAGGGCAGCTGTCAGGCCGGGGTGGGAGAACAGATGGAGAAGAGATTTGTAGGGTAGGTGACAGTTGGGGAGACGAGGATGTCTCTGGGTGAGGAGGCAACTCTCAAGTCCCCATGTTTTTCTTGCAGGAACTGGTGTTATAGAAGGTGAACCGCCCCTTCTGTGGTCTTGTCAAGAGAGTCAAATCCCTGCCTGGGGCACCCCTGACCCTAGAGTTGCCTTGGAGAGCAGCCAAGAGAAGGGcctgacccccccaccccccgaggaGAGGAAGGGCCTTCCAGGCAGAGAGCCCGAGGGGTGGAGTGACCTAGTGGTCCGGTTCTGGCATGGGGAAGGAAGTACAGAGCTAGAGACACTCTGGTGGAGCTCTGTTCTCCCCGCCTGCTGGGCTCTGGGAAGGGAGACATTTGCCCTTGTCACATAGATCACAAGTGGGGGAGCTGAACCTGCCTCTGGGCCTGCAttccccacctgcccccagtctctGGGAGACCTGGCACagtgggatgggggaagggagcaCAAGCTCCCAAGAGATCTAGAGAGAGAAAGGCCCATGGCAGGGAAGGTGGGGTGTATGGCAAGTCACAGGGAAGAACCAGGGGACAGTCTAAGCTGAAATGGTCACAGGAGAGATGAGTCTCAGACCCCCCTGGGGAGCAAGGTCCTCACACACAGTCAGGCCTCCCCATCCCAACCCAAGCCCCACCCAAGGCTTAACCAAGGGTTCCTTGGTGTTGAGTGGCACAGGCCTCTCAGTTTGGGTGGGGGTGTTGGCTGGCTCCTGGGCCCAAGTGTAATAGGAGGGAAGGGATACATGTGGGTGGGGTGGAGCTGAGACCCACGCATGACCCCATGTCTCTGTCTCCAGGCTGCCCCTCCTGCTAGGATCACACAGGAGCGTCTGCTCTGGACGGGCCTGCAGCGGCCCTGGCTGTGCTGCTGATTGGTGCACCAGGAGCGGCACTGAGGGGAGCCGGGAGAGGCCCTGGCCCTCACCCCCCATCCCAGATCCACATCTGCCCCCTCACTGATTGCTCGCGGTCCTGGTCCTCAGTTCCTGGGACTAAGAGCCACAGCAGCCTGGTTTCCCCTGGGACAGAGGGGCTGAGCCTCACACCATGTGCCCTTCTCAGCCACCCAGGTCCCGGCTGAAGATCTCTGCCTGCCTCACCCCGAGGCCTGAGGCTGCACCTGGGCTACCACATGCCCCCCACAGATTCCCACAGACGGAAGGGCGCTGATGGCTTCCTCCCTTGTGCCAAGTTGCCTGGAAACCCCTGGTCCTGGtggcccctcctccaccccaactGTGTTCCTCCAGGACCATTTCCAGGAGACTGCCAGCCTTTGGACTGCATCCCTGGAGTTCTGAGAGACTGTGACATGGGGCTGCAGGGGTGGAGAGGAGCGGAGGACCAGGGGCCTCCTTGGGGCTAATGCACAAATGTGTGCACTTTTCAAGTTCATGTCTCACCCTCTGGGTGACTGGATCCCCAGCCGCAGCCTCTTCCTGGGCCAGCCTGAGAGGACCTGGGGAGGGCACTAGGGAGGTTTTTACTtaatatgtgtgtgcctgtgtgtgaatgtgtgtgtgagtgtgcatgttgagtgcatgtgtgagtgtgggatgtgtgtgtgaaTTTGCATGTACATGCATGAGGGCTTGAGTGTGTGAGCGTGGGGATGTGTGTGTGGATATGTGAGTGTGGGCTAGTGTATGGGTATGAGTGCAGATGCATGAGTGCACGGAtgtctgtgtgtgaatgtgtgggtgtgagagtgTGTCTGCGGGTGTGAATACATGTCAGTGTGCATGTGTGAATGCATGTGTGAGTGCACTTGTGTGTGAGTGCTTATGCACACATGAGTGGCTGTGCGTTGCAGAAGGTGCTGAGCTGTTTAGTGGGTGAGCTCTGGGGGACGGGCATCCTGTCCTCCCCAGGCTCCCAGCTCTGTTGGAGCTGCCTGGGCCCTGGGAGGCCGCTTCCCAAAGTGGAGAAAGTATGTTGGAGATTCAGGGGCCCCGGGCTCAGAGACCCTTCGTCACCTGCAGAGAATCCCCTCTCCCCATGGGGCTCTGGCTGGGGCTGTCCACCCCCAAAGATATTGGCcgtgggaggggtggggacacATCCTCAGCACGTGCTCCTGCCACTATTTTTCTTACCATTTTGATCTTGAGTAGTTTGCTGCTTCTGCTCTCCCACCTCTTCCTCATCTCCTCACTGTGCCTCTGCTGCTCTCTATGCACTTTATTTATTTGCAGTCTCGTTTTCAGGCAGTGGAGGTTCTATGCTATCACCGACTTGAATAAGACAGCTTTCCCTTTTCTGTGTGTGATGAACTCTGCACCAGTCCACGCAGTCTGGTTAGAGAAATGTTTTTGTTTCCAGTGTTGTCAAATCTTGTGTCTATctaagttaataaaaataattatttgagttcaataaaaaaaaaacaacagaggcCTCTTGTTTCTGGTGTGGTGTCCCCTTGGAGGAGAGGGGCTGTTGGTGAGCTCATCCCACTCTGGTAGCcagaagctgggggaggggagcatcCTGAGGGCTATAATTGGGTGAGGTCATGGCAGGAAACCAATGAATGTTATACTTCATATTAATAGAACAAAGGGGTAATACATAATCAttccaaaagatttaaaaaatggatttggtgaaattcaatacccattcatgattttaaaatcttttaagaaCATTGAAATTGTTAGGAACTCGTTCTCCTGGCAAATAGTGTACAAAAAACCTCAGTGTGCATaatatttaatggtgaaagaaTGTTCCTAATATTGGGAACAATGCATGGTGTTTATTATTGCCATTTCTATTCATCATTGTCCTGGAAGCTTGAGCAAATGGAATAAGCCCCCTACCCTGACAAAATAAATCCATcctaattggaaaggaagaaataaagctttatttattcaCAGATCATCCTGTATGGAGAAAATATCAAGTAAAGCACAGACACAAAAAAGCTACTAGACCCATAAACAAATTTAGCAAGGCCAGCAGGACACAATATCAACATGAAAATATTGATTATACTTGTACATACTAGCACCAAAAattccaaaaatgaaattaagaaagcaacTGGATGCACTATAGCCTTCAAAAGAATAAAGCATTAGGGATAAATcccataaaatatgaataagacCTGCAAactaaaaattactaaaaaattATAGCTGAGAAAATTTAAACTTAATAAAGATAGTTCATGGATTGGGAGACTCAATATGGCAACCTTCCCCAAGTTTATCTGTAGATTGAGCTCAATAACTATCAAAATCTCAGCTGAATTTCctgtagaaattgacaagctgatcttAAAATATATGCGGAATATACATTTATATCACCTTAAATAaccaaaacattttgaaaaaggaaaacagagttgAAGGATTTATCATACCTATTCCAGAAGTcataaagccacagtaatcaaaacagtatgaatCTTGTACAAAGATAGTCatgtagatcagtggaacagattGAGAAAGGATGAACAAATCCTTAAATTTATGATGAAATGGGTCTTCTATTAtggcaaaatacacataacaaatgttgccattttaaccattttaaaggatAGAATTCAGTAGCATGAAGTACATCCCCGATATGTAAGCATCACCATTATCTAATtctagaatatttccatcatcacagaagaGAACACCATGTGCATTAAGTGTCAGTCTTCATTATCTCCCTACCCTACTCCTTGGCAAATACAAatatgctttctgtctctatgtatATGCTTTTTATGGGTATTTcgtacaaatggaatcatatgtaACCTTTTATGCCTGGCTTCTTAGCATAATATTTTGTAGTTCATTCACATTATTGTATGTATCATTCACATTATCTATAGTTCATTCACATTATTGtatgttccttttaatggctgaataatattccattttatggatacatgacattttatttatccattcatatgtttgtggacatttgtgttgtttctacctttttgcCATTGTGAATAGGGTTACTATGGACATTCAAGTACAAGTTTTGTTTGAACACCTGATTTCAATTTTGGGGGTCCACaactaggagtagaattgctggatcacatgttaattctatgtttaactaaTTGAAGAACTCACCAAACTGTTTTACATAGAGGCTGCACCATTTACAGTCCCACTTAGTAATGTATGAttccacactctctccaacagttgttatttttcttttctaatttatggTTATCCTAGTATGTGTGAAgcagtaatttttatttgcatttccctaaggcTAATGATGTGAAATTGgacttcccggtggctcagacagtaaagaatctgcctgtaatgcaggagaccagggtttgatccctgggttgggaagatcccctggagaaagtaatagctatccactccagtattcttgcctggagaatttcatggacagaggagcctggtaggctacagtccctggaattgcaaagagttggacatgactgaacaactgacacTTTCAACTTTTAATGGTGTGGAGCATCTGCTCATTTGTTTGGTAGccatttatatgttttctttgcagaaatatTAGTACTTTGGGATAAATTTGACAAAATTTCTGGgagacctgtacactgaaaattacAGAAGGAATTAAATaatacaaacataaataaattgacTGATATATCATGCTCACAGATTTGAACACTCAATATTGCTGGATGTGAGCTCTAGAAAACtgacctatagattcaatgcattcCCAGTGAAGCAACAGtaggacttttaaaataaattgacaaAGTGATTCCACCTTTCCATAGAAATATAAAAGGCTAAGGGGAGCcaacatttttgaaaaagaacaaagatgcaGGATTTATACTACTTCATTTCAAAACTTGGTATAGATCAACAATAATCCAGTGTGATCTTGGTATAAAGACAGAtttacagatcaatggaacagaacagagagttcACAATATACTCAAAACTATATGGacaattgcctttttaaaattaatttatttattttaattggaggctaattactttacgaggtggatgaaactggagcctattatacagagtgaagtaagtcaggaagacgATTGCCTTTTGACTGAGATGTAAATGCAGtacaacagagaaaaacaacattttcagcaaaatactggaaacattggaaaagcacatctttaaaaacaaaaaaactcacataacatacaaaaattaactagaTATCATGACATACATATGAGACAAAACCGAAATACATGCCACCTGCAAAGTACTGCAGTATTGAGCACTACTCCCTGGAAGCTTGAGGGCGGAGAGGTTGACGTAAGTGAACTGTGTTTTACAAACAAACTAAGAAGATTCATAATGATGTACCCAAAGCTACAGAACTAGTCATGGGGAGATCCAAGGTAGCAGCCAGGTTTCCTGACTTTCGGCTCAGGCTTTTCTGCACTATTCTGGTCAGTTGCACCCTGTGGCAGATTCCCCTCTCATCCCAGAGGACAAGTTCATGCCTTGTTTCTGGGACAAAGCCCCTGTCACATGTCCTTGCATCTAAATCCATGacttatgggacttccctggaggtccagcagttaagatttCACACttgggggctccccaggtggttcaTTAGTTGAGAATCAGCCTGCATGACacgtggcttcgatccctggtctgggaagattccactttCCACGGAGCAACGAAGCTGGGCTCCACAACTATGGAAACTCTGGTGCCCTAGgtcctgtgctctgaaacaagagaattcAGGGCAATGAGAAGTCTGAATACTGCAAAAAAGAGTATCTCtggctcaccgcaactagagaaaggcccaccacagcagcaaagacccagctgccgctgctgctgctgttgcttcagtcgtgtccgactctgtgcgaccccatagacggcggcccaccaggctcccccgtccctgggattctccaggcaagaacactggagtgggttgccatttccttctccaatgcatgaaactgaaaagtgaaagtgaagtcactcagtagtgtctgactcttagagaccccatggactgcagcctaccaggctcctccgtccatgttattctccaggcaagaatactggagtggggtgccattgccttctccaaagacccagcacagccaaagtaaatatataaataaaaaattataaagaaccTATGAACTGATTATGTGCTTCCGATATCTATGTTAGTAGAGCATCGCTGTCTGCTGGTTGATTCCTTGAACTATATCAGAAAGCCCTTGGGGTGTTGTGTTGCTAAAGGCTTCACCACAGACACAGTCACTGCTGCACAGCCAGTTTTGATAAGgtcaagagaagaaagagaagatagcTCTTGGGACACAGGAAGggaatgggggtggtggtggatgtCAACGTGAAGCTATAGAATCTTGTATAACTCGAAAATATATTTGAGCAGCTTCTTCTTCTGGTGGATTCCTTGAACTGCATCAGAAAGGTCTAGGGGAGATGTGTTCCCAAGGCCTCAACAACAGGGACAGTCACCTGAGAAGAGCCAGTTTTGATaagggggcaagaggagaaagagaagtgagGTCTTGGGGCACAGCATAGGAGTGGGAGGAGCGGATGTCAATGTGAGGCCGTAGAGCCTAGTATAACTCAATAACCTAGTGTAGCAACGCCATCTGCTGGTGGATCTCATGAACTACATCAGAAGGCCCTGGGGATGTGTTGGCCACTCATTTTACATTAATCAATAAACGCTGACCAAGGGGAACATGGACCACATGGAAGCAGTCTATCCTCCAGGATCAATCTTTGTTAGTGATCAGCTTGATTCAGAGCTGATCAGACGAGCTCCTGTCTCAGGACTTCAAAAGGCAAGGCACTGGCTGAAGCTTGCAAGAGCGTGATGACTAAAGTTCTGCCTCTGACCTTCCATCCACACCAGCAGTGAAAGCCCTTAAGCCACTTCTGTAGTGTATGCTtgcttgctactcaaagtgtggtccagggaccagcagcattagcatcacctgggaatttcTG
The genomic region above belongs to Ovis canadensis isolate MfBH-ARS-UI-01 breed Bighorn chromosome X, ARS-UI_OviCan_v2, whole genome shotgun sequence and contains:
- the LOC138931143 gene encoding small integral membrane protein 10-like protein 2A is translated as MAASGALSAAAAAAALSGVAVRLARSAAIRGSYGAFCKGLTRTLITFFDLAWRLRMNFPYFYIVASVMLNVRLQVRIE